One window of Triplophysa rosa linkage group LG8, Trosa_1v2, whole genome shotgun sequence genomic DNA carries:
- the gsk3ab gene encoding glycogen synthase kinase 3 alpha b, with translation MSGSGRPRTSSFAEPPGVPGAAAAATGTAVAGGSSSGKTGGAQASGGSSSGFGNLKLGRDSGKVTTVVATPGQGPDRPQEVSYTDIKVIGNGSFGVVYQARLIDSQEMVAIKKVLQDKRFKNRELQIMRKLDHCNIVRLRYFFYSSGEKKDEVYLNLVLDFVPETVYRVARHFNKSKTTIPIIYVKVYMYQLFRSLAYIHSQGVCHRDIKPQNLLVDPDTAVLKLCDFGSAKQLIRGEPNVSYICSRYYRAPELIFGATDYTSNIDIWSAGCVLAELLLGQPIFPGDSGVDQLVEIIKVLGTPTREQIREMNPNYTEFKFPQIKAHPWTKVFKPRTPPEAISLCSRLLEYTPVTRLSPLEACAHAFFDELRQPNARLPNGRELPQLFNFSPVELSIQPQLNSILIPPHARSQTTPASHEGSGSDGPAQSSSAPGPLSNNT, from the exons ATGAGCGGCAGCGGGCGGCCCAGGACTAGCTCGTTTGCTGAGCCTCCGGGGGTCCCGGGAGCCGCTGCAGCCGCTACTGGAACAGCCGTCGCCGGTGGAAGCTCGTCAGGAAAGACCGGGGGCGCGCAGGCCTCTGGCGGGAGTTCGTCTGGTTTCGGAAACTTAAAGCTGGGCA GAGATAGCGGGAAGGTGACGACAGTAGTAGCCACGCCAGGGCAAGGTCCCGACCGCCCTCAGGAGGTCTCGTACACGGACATCAAGGTTATCGGAAATGGTTCGTTCGGGGTGGTGTACCAGGCTCGCCTCATTGACAGCCAGGAGATGGTGGCCATAAAGAAGGTGCTTCAGGACAAGAGGTTTAAG AACCGTGAGTTACAGATAATGAGGAAGTTGGACCACTGTAATATTGTCAGGCTACGCTACTTCTTTTACTCCAGTGGAGAAAAG AAAGATGAAGTGTATCTAAATCTGGTGCTTGATTTTGTACCAGAAACCGTGTACAGGGTGGCACGCCACTTTAACAAGTCCAAGACCACCATCCCCATTATCTATGTCAAA GTGTATATGTATCAGTTATTTCGCAGTCTGGCGTATATTCATTCCCAAGGTGTCTGTCACCGAGACATCAAACCACAGAATCTCCTGGTGGACCCAGACACAGCTGTACTCAAACTGTGTGACTTTGGCAG TGCAAAGCAGTTAATTCGTGGGGAACCCAACGTGTCGTACATCTGTTCGCGGTACTACCGTGCCCCTGAACTGATATTTGGAGCCACAGATTACACATCCAACATCGATATCTGGTCAGCCGGCTGCGTATTAGCAGAGCTGCTGCTGGGGCAGCCCATATTCCCCGGTGACAGCGGAGTCGACCAGCTAGTGGAGATCATTAAG GTTTTGGGGACCCCCACAAGAGAACAGATCAGAGAGATGAACCCCAACTACACAGAGTTTAAATTCCCACAGATCAAAGCTCACCCTTGGACAAAG gtGTTTAAGCCGAGAACTCCTCCTGAAGCAATCTCATTGTGCTCTCGTCTGCTGGAGTACACACCGGTGACGCGTCTCTCACCGCTGGAGGCCTGTGCACACGCATTTTTCGATGAGCTGCGCCAACCAAACGCCCGTCTCCCCAACGGGCGAGAACTTCCCCAGCTCTTCAACTTTAGCCCTGTGG AGCTGTCTATCCAACCACAGTTGAACTCCATCCTCATTCCTCCCCATGCTCGCTCGCAGACAACACCTGCCTCCCACG AGGGCAGTGGTTCAGATGGTCCAGCCCAGTCAAGCTCTGCACCGGGACCCTTGAGCAACAACACCTAA